A section of the Agromyces aurantiacus genome encodes:
- a CDS encoding 4'-phosphopantetheinyl transferase superfamily protein — translation MELTAGDVIELGDTGVRVVAVVAGRRSPGVEAVLRAHLAATAGVPADDVELDHACAECGARHGSPTVRYPTTPSGGRWFADAAVGGGVVVAAVGTRRPLGVGVEPALPDVAPIVDEVALHPEERQRLEALDAAARPLVRAALWARKAALLRALGHTGVIEPSRIAVSLPGEDDGVGRIVRTVPEFGSRWDEVRIHDVPVPGRLAASVAMLPRP, via the coding sequence ATGGAACTCACCGCCGGCGACGTCATCGAGCTCGGCGACACCGGCGTGCGCGTCGTCGCCGTGGTCGCCGGACGACGCTCGCCCGGCGTCGAGGCGGTCCTCCGGGCCCATCTGGCGGCGACGGCGGGCGTGCCGGCCGACGACGTCGAGCTCGACCACGCCTGCGCGGAGTGCGGGGCGAGGCACGGCAGCCCCACGGTCCGGTACCCCACGACCCCGTCGGGCGGGCGCTGGTTCGCCGACGCGGCGGTCGGCGGCGGGGTGGTGGTCGCCGCGGTGGGCACGCGCCGTCCGCTCGGCGTCGGGGTCGAGCCGGCCCTCCCGGATGTCGCGCCGATCGTCGACGAGGTCGCCCTGCACCCGGAGGAACGGCAGCGGCTCGAGGCGCTCGACGCGGCGGCCCGGCCGCTCGTGCGGGCCGCGCTGTGGGCGCGCAAGGCCGCGCTGCTGCGCGCCCTCGGTCACACGGGCGTGATCGAGCCGTCGCGCATCGCCGTGAGCCTGCCCGGCGAGGACGACGGCGTCGGCCGGATCGTGCGCACGGTCCCGGAGTTCGGCTCGCGCTGGGACGAGGTGCGCATCCACGACGTGCCGGTGCCCGGTCGGCTCGCCGCGTCGGTGGCCATGCTGCCACGCCCCTGA
- the dxr gene encoding 1-deoxy-D-xylulose-5-phosphate reductoisomerase: protein MRSVIILGSTGSIGTQALDVIRANPHRFDVVGLAVGSNRAELEAQAAEFGVEHTAVGIDEAVQLVRSVQADVVLNGITGSVGLGPTIATLERGMTLALANKESLIVGGDLVTRLAAPGQIAPVDSEHSAIAQALRSGTHEEVRRLVLTASGGPFRGRTREQLVDVTPADALAHPTWDMGLVVTTNSATLVNKGLEVIEAHLLFDVDYDRIDVVVHPQSIVHSMVEFVDGSTIAQASPPDMRLPISLGLDWPHRVAAVGTPLDWTRAQQWTFEPLDEQAFPAVRLAKQVGRAGGEYPAVFNAANEQAVAAFHAGRIGFTDIVDTVRAVVEAHEAGPGPLTVDSLAEAERSARRAADLRIAAR from the coding sequence GTGCGCAGCGTCATCATCCTCGGGTCCACGGGTTCCATCGGCACGCAGGCGCTCGACGTCATCCGCGCGAACCCGCACCGCTTCGACGTGGTCGGGCTCGCGGTCGGCTCGAACCGGGCCGAGCTCGAGGCGCAGGCCGCCGAGTTCGGCGTCGAGCACACCGCGGTGGGCATCGACGAGGCCGTCCAGCTCGTCCGGAGCGTCCAGGCCGACGTGGTCCTGAACGGCATCACCGGCTCGGTCGGCCTCGGACCGACGATCGCGACGCTCGAGCGCGGCATGACGCTCGCCCTCGCCAACAAGGAGTCGCTCATCGTCGGCGGTGATCTCGTCACCCGGCTCGCCGCCCCGGGCCAGATCGCGCCGGTCGACTCGGAGCACTCGGCGATCGCGCAGGCGCTCCGCTCGGGCACGCACGAGGAGGTGCGCCGGCTCGTGCTCACCGCCTCCGGGGGGCCGTTCCGCGGCCGCACGCGCGAGCAGCTCGTCGACGTGACGCCGGCCGACGCGCTCGCGCACCCGACCTGGGACATGGGGCTGGTCGTCACGACCAACTCGGCGACGCTCGTGAACAAGGGACTCGAGGTGATCGAGGCGCACCTGCTCTTCGACGTGGACTACGACCGCATCGACGTGGTCGTGCATCCGCAGTCGATCGTGCACTCGATGGTGGAGTTCGTCGACGGGTCGACGATCGCGCAGGCCTCGCCGCCCGACATGCGGCTGCCCATCTCGCTCGGGCTCGACTGGCCGCACCGCGTCGCCGCGGTCGGCACCCCGCTCGACTGGACCCGGGCGCAGCAGTGGACCTTCGAGCCCCTCGACGAGCAGGCCTTCCCCGCGGTGCGCCTGGCCAAGCAGGTCGGGCGCGCCGGAGGGGAGTACCCCGCCGTGTTCAACGCCGCGAACGAGCAGGCGGTCGCCGCGTTCCACGCCGGCCGGATCGGCTTCACCGACATCGTCGACACGGTCCGGGCGGTCGTGGAGGCGCACGAGGCGGGGCCGGGCCCCCTCACGGTCGACTCGCTCGCCGAGGCCGAGCGGTCGGCGCGTCGAGCCGCCGACCTGCGCATCGCGGCGCGCTGA
- a CDS encoding M50 family metallopeptidase translates to MDSVLAFVIGVAIIVVGLAVSIGLHEIGHLVPAKLFGVKVTQYMIGFGPTIWSRRKGETEYGVKAIPLGGYIAMIGMFPPGRGGAAKEDSTGFFRSLVQDARDSSAESIQPGDEPRAFYRLPVWKRIVVMFGGPFMNLLLAIVLFGILLMGFGVSQPSTTIGSVSECALPATSTRQTCEPGDPAAPGAQAGLQPGDTIVSVAGEPIDSWTESTAIIRDHPGEQIEMVVLRDGKRVAIAVTPLLSERYETDAQGQVVTDGSGDPVTVQAGFVGIGPASETVRQPVTAVLPMVGENVQAVAGIIVNLPQRIVDVANAAFGPEERDPNGPISVVGVGRVAGEIASLDEVPVASKAAGLVGILASLNIALFVFNLVPLLPLDGGHIAGALWEAIRRGWARLRRKPDPGPVDLAKLMPLTFGVVVVLGAMSALLIYADIVKPVSLF, encoded by the coding sequence GTGGATTCCGTGCTCGCATTCGTGATCGGCGTCGCCATCATCGTCGTCGGCCTCGCCGTCTCGATCGGCCTGCACGAGATCGGGCACCTCGTGCCCGCGAAGCTCTTCGGCGTCAAGGTGACCCAGTACATGATCGGCTTCGGGCCGACGATCTGGTCGCGGCGCAAGGGCGAGACCGAGTACGGGGTCAAGGCGATCCCGCTCGGCGGGTACATCGCCATGATCGGCATGTTCCCGCCCGGCAGGGGCGGTGCGGCCAAGGAGGACAGCACGGGCTTCTTCCGCTCGCTCGTGCAGGATGCGCGCGACTCGAGCGCCGAGTCGATCCAGCCCGGCGACGAGCCGCGCGCGTTCTACCGCCTGCCGGTCTGGAAGCGCATCGTCGTGATGTTCGGCGGACCGTTCATGAACCTCCTCCTCGCGATCGTGCTGTTCGGCATCCTGCTGATGGGCTTCGGCGTGTCGCAGCCGTCGACGACGATCGGCTCGGTCTCGGAGTGCGCCCTGCCCGCGACGAGCACGCGCCAGACGTGCGAGCCCGGGGACCCGGCGGCGCCCGGCGCCCAGGCAGGGCTGCAGCCGGGGGACACGATCGTGTCCGTCGCCGGCGAGCCGATCGACTCGTGGACCGAGTCGACCGCCATCATCCGCGACCACCCCGGCGAGCAGATCGAGATGGTCGTGCTTCGTGACGGGAAGCGCGTCGCGATCGCGGTGACGCCGCTGCTGAGCGAGCGCTACGAGACCGACGCGCAGGGCCAGGTGGTCACGGACGGCTCGGGCGACCCGGTCACGGTGCAGGCGGGCTTCGTCGGCATCGGGCCGGCCTCCGAGACCGTCCGCCAGCCGGTCACCGCCGTGCTGCCGATGGTCGGCGAGAACGTCCAGGCGGTCGCGGGGATCATCGTGAACCTCCCGCAGCGCATCGTGGATGTCGCGAACGCCGCCTTCGGGCCCGAGGAGCGCGACCCGAACGGGCCGATCTCGGTCGTCGGCGTGGGCCGGGTCGCGGGCGAGATCGCGAGCCTCGACGAGGTGCCGGTCGCCTCGAAGGCGGCCGGGCTCGTGGGCATCCTCGCGTCGCTGAACATCGCGCTGTTCGTGTTCAACCTCGTCCCGCTCCTGCCGCTCGACGGCGGGCACATCGCGGGTGCGCTCTGGGAGGCGATCCGACGCGGGTGGGCCAGGCTGCGGCGCAAGCCCGATCCCGGACCCGTCGACCTGGCCAAGCTCATGCCGCTCACCTTCGGCGTGGTCGTCGTGCTCGGCGCGATGAGCGCCCTCCTCATCTACGCCGACATCGTCAAGCCGGTCAGCCTCTTCTGA
- a CDS encoding sensor histidine kinase yields MPAPPWDGSSHWDGRPERFRPSPTFTLVAPVVVSLLVQVPAAIGIAAWQHAGWSAGFAQVALAAAGALALLASRRAPGPTVAVVSALALLDVLFAPDVGPPYVALAFAIVLGVARGALAWSVVSVVTAWVAALALGAALGLSWHPFRIALTTALLAACFGLGAFVRTRRERAAAFRAEAARRRQTAEERERVRIARELHDVIGHALSQINVQASVGLHLMDRDPDQARTALEHIKSTSKTALEEVRSVLGVIRGDAEAPLAPLAELAELPRLAAGLATPGFEVELIDRLDEPPGRAVQFAAYRIVQEALTNVVRHARATRAVVTVERLGDELMLTVDDDGAGMQGAPEGSGILGMRERAALLGGSVELGRSPRGGARVTARLPWGATA; encoded by the coding sequence ATGCCCGCGCCTCCGTGGGACGGATCGTCCCACTGGGACGGACGACCCGAGCGATTCCGGCCCTCGCCGACCTTCACGCTCGTCGCGCCCGTCGTCGTGAGCCTGCTGGTGCAGGTTCCGGCCGCGATCGGCATCGCCGCGTGGCAGCACGCCGGGTGGTCCGCCGGGTTCGCGCAGGTCGCGCTGGCTGCCGCAGGTGCGCTGGCGCTGCTCGCCTCGCGGCGCGCGCCGGGCCCGACGGTCGCCGTCGTCTCGGCGCTCGCGCTGCTCGACGTGCTGTTCGCGCCCGACGTGGGCCCGCCCTACGTCGCGCTCGCGTTCGCGATCGTGCTCGGGGTCGCCCGCGGCGCGCTCGCCTGGTCGGTGGTCTCGGTCGTGACGGCGTGGGTCGCCGCGCTCGCGCTCGGGGCCGCGCTGGGGCTCTCGTGGCATCCGTTCCGCATCGCGCTCACGACGGCGCTGCTCGCGGCGTGCTTCGGCCTGGGCGCGTTCGTGCGCACCCGGCGCGAGCGGGCGGCGGCGTTCCGCGCCGAGGCGGCACGTCGTCGGCAGACCGCCGAGGAGCGCGAGCGCGTGCGCATCGCGCGCGAGCTGCACGACGTGATCGGGCACGCGCTCTCGCAGATCAACGTGCAGGCGAGCGTCGGCCTGCACCTCATGGACCGGGACCCCGATCAGGCGCGGACCGCGCTGGAGCACATCAAGTCGACCTCGAAGACCGCGCTCGAGGAGGTTCGGAGCGTGCTCGGCGTGATCCGCGGCGACGCCGAGGCGCCGCTCGCGCCGCTCGCCGAGCTCGCCGAACTGCCGCGGCTGGCGGCGGGACTCGCGACCCCGGGCTTCGAGGTGGAGCTCATCGACCGCCTCGACGAGCCGCCCGGCCGCGCGGTGCAGTTCGCCGCCTACCGGATCGTCCAGGAGGCGCTGACCAACGTGGTGCGGCACGCGCGTGCGACGCGCGCGGTCGTCACGGTCGAGCGGCTCGGCGACGAGCTCATGCTCACGGTCGACGACGACGGCGCCGGGATGCAGGGCGCGCCAGAGGGCAGCGGCATCCTCGGCATGCGCGAGCGCGCGGCGCTGCTCGGCGGATCGGTCGAGCTCGGCCGCTCGCCGCGCGGGGGCGCACGCGTGACCGCGCGGCTGCCGTGGGGGGCGACGGCATGA
- a CDS encoding response regulator, with product MIRVALADDQVLVRAGFRALLEAEPGIEVVGEASTGEDLLALVRATPVDVVLMDIRMPGGDGLWATERIAADPALDGVHVVVVTTFELDEYVARAVRAGASGFLVKDTEPADLIRAVRVVASGEALLSPGVTKRLLERMATGLREAPDASRLAALTEREREVLRLVGLGLTNDEIAERLVLSPLTAKTHVSRIMSKLHARDRVQLVVVAYESGLVTPGWQ from the coding sequence ATGATCCGCGTGGCGCTCGCCGACGACCAGGTGCTGGTCCGCGCGGGCTTTCGCGCGCTGCTCGAGGCCGAGCCCGGCATCGAGGTCGTGGGCGAGGCGTCCACCGGCGAGGACCTCCTCGCGCTCGTGCGCGCGACGCCGGTCGACGTCGTGCTCATGGACATCCGGATGCCCGGCGGCGACGGGCTCTGGGCGACCGAGCGCATCGCCGCCGACCCCGCGCTCGACGGCGTGCACGTGGTGGTCGTCACCACGTTCGAGCTCGACGAGTACGTCGCGCGCGCGGTCCGCGCGGGCGCGAGCGGGTTCCTCGTCAAGGACACGGAGCCGGCCGACCTCATCCGCGCCGTCCGGGTGGTCGCGAGCGGCGAGGCGCTGCTCTCGCCCGGGGTGACGAAGCGGCTGCTCGAGCGCATGGCGACGGGCCTTCGCGAGGCCCCCGACGCGTCGCGCCTTGCGGCGCTGACCGAACGCGAGCGCGAGGTGCTCCGGCTCGTGGGCCTCGGCCTGACCAACGACGAGATCGCCGAGCGGCTCGTGCTGAGCCCGCTGACGGCGAAGACGCACGTGTCGCGCATCATGTCGAAGCTGCACGCGCGCGATCGCGTGCAGCTCGTCGTGGTCGCCTACGAGTCCGGGCTCGTGACGCCCGGCTGGCAGTAG
- a CDS encoding SHOCT domain-containing protein, translated as MLSTLATAAMATHVGPWAAGWGWAFFLIPVFWILVIGLVVFLVTRGRRRAWAEGAYGPPWARPASAESTLAERFAKGDIDETEYRARLEVLRANRPSA; from the coding sequence ATGCTCAGCACTCTCGCCACCGCCGCGATGGCCACCCACGTGGGCCCGTGGGCCGCCGGGTGGGGATGGGCCTTCTTCCTCATCCCCGTCTTCTGGATCCTCGTCATCGGCCTGGTCGTGTTCCTCGTCACGCGCGGCCGCCGGCGCGCCTGGGCGGAGGGCGCCTACGGGCCGCCGTGGGCGCGTCCGGCCTCGGCCGAGTCGACGCTCGCCGAGCGGTTCGCCAAGGGCGACATCGACGAGACCGAGTACCGGGCGCGCCTGGAGGTCCTCCGGGCGAACCGTCCGAGCGCCTGA
- a CDS encoding low temperature requirement protein A — translation MSELTHRLRPMRGRDPLEPHRTATPLELFYDLVFVVAFSQAGTQAANLLAAGSTGPALMGFTFALFAICWAWITYAWLASAYDNDDVFFRIATMVQMIGVIMLALGLPETYASIDAGADLENRVVIAGYVVMRVAVVALWLRAARHDPARRRTALTYASLVSIVQVGWVALLVASPSLEGAFAGWAILVACELAVPVIAERRDGGTPWHPHHIAERYGLLVIITLGEVVVGTVLAISAVVEEQGWDLEAVLTAFGGTLLAFGMWWVYFLMPFAPLLARRRGWAAFAWGYGHIPVFGAVAATGAGLHVAALVVEETATVDDVVAVVAVAVPVAVFVIVLFVLETLLLRRVDAFRAAMFAASLVPLAVAAWIVTLGATMGTGIVVAALSPVVLIVGYETAGHRHQAAALERALA, via the coding sequence ATGAGCGAGCTCACCCACCGCCTCCGGCCGATGCGCGGACGGGACCCCCTCGAACCCCACCGCACCGCCACCCCGCTCGAGCTGTTCTACGACCTCGTGTTCGTGGTCGCCTTCAGCCAGGCGGGCACGCAGGCCGCGAACCTGCTCGCGGCCGGCAGCACGGGGCCGGCCCTCATGGGGTTCACGTTCGCGCTGTTCGCGATCTGCTGGGCGTGGATCACCTACGCCTGGCTGGCCTCCGCCTACGACAACGACGACGTCTTCTTCCGCATCGCCACGATGGTGCAGATGATCGGCGTCATCATGCTCGCGCTCGGGCTGCCCGAGACCTACGCCTCGATCGATGCGGGCGCCGACCTCGAGAACCGCGTGGTCATCGCCGGGTACGTCGTGATGCGCGTGGCCGTGGTGGCGCTCTGGCTGCGCGCGGCTCGGCACGATCCCGCCCGGCGGCGGACCGCCCTCACCTACGCCTCGCTCGTCTCGATCGTGCAGGTCGGCTGGGTCGCCCTGCTCGTGGCCTCGCCGTCGCTCGAGGGCGCCTTCGCGGGATGGGCGATCCTCGTGGCGTGCGAGCTCGCCGTGCCGGTGATCGCCGAGCGGCGCGACGGCGGGACGCCGTGGCATCCGCACCACATCGCCGAACGCTACGGCCTGCTCGTGATCATCACCCTCGGCGAGGTCGTGGTCGGCACGGTCCTCGCCATCTCGGCCGTGGTCGAGGAGCAGGGCTGGGACCTCGAGGCGGTGCTGACGGCTTTCGGGGGCACCCTGCTCGCGTTCGGCATGTGGTGGGTGTACTTCCTCATGCCCTTCGCGCCCCTCCTGGCCCGGCGGAGGGGATGGGCGGCGTTCGCGTGGGGGTACGGGCACATCCCGGTGTTCGGCGCGGTCGCGGCCACCGGCGCCGGGCTGCACGTGGCCGCGCTCGTGGTCGAGGAGACCGCGACGGTCGACGACGTCGTGGCCGTGGTGGCCGTCGCCGTGCCGGTCGCGGTGTTCGTGATCGTGCTGTTCGTGCTCGAGACGCTGCTCCTGAGGCGGGTCGACGCGTTCCGGGCCGCGATGTTCGCCGCCAGCCTCGTGCCGCTCGCGGTCGCCGCGTGGATCGTGACGCTCGGGGCGACGATGGGCACCGGCATCGTGGTCGCAGCGCTCTCCCCCGTCGTGCTCATCGTCGGCTACGAGACCGCCGGGCACCGCCACCAGGCCGCAGCGCTCGAACGCGCGCTCGCCTGA
- a CDS encoding acetyl-CoA C-acetyltransferase: protein MSFPDVVIVAGARTPFGRIMGGLAARSAVELGTVAIRGALEKAGVSPDDVDAVIMGQVLQAGAGQNPAKQSAVAAGIPWRVPAITLNKVCLSGLVAIADAARLIRLGEAEVVVAGGQESMTNAPHVLPASRKGHLYGSIELLDVTAHDGLTDAFDHESMGSSTERFNARYGLGRAEQDEIASASHVRAGKAQAEGLFDTEIVPVEIPQRKGDPVVVTTDEGVRPDSTPEVLGRLRPAFTEGGSITAGNSSPISDGAAAVVVASRAWAEERGLPWLAVVGASGQVAGPDNSLHSQPSNAIAAALEREGWQAGDLDLVEINEAFAAVSLQSMKDLSLDREKVNIHGGAIALGHPIGASGARLALHAALELSRRGGGKAAVALCGGGGQGEALLLSR, encoded by the coding sequence ATGAGCTTCCCCGACGTCGTCATCGTCGCCGGCGCCCGCACCCCGTTCGGCCGCATCATGGGCGGGCTCGCCGCGCGCTCGGCCGTCGAGCTCGGCACCGTCGCCATCCGCGGCGCGCTCGAGAAGGCGGGGGTCTCCCCCGACGACGTGGATGCGGTGATCATGGGCCAGGTGCTCCAGGCCGGCGCCGGCCAGAACCCGGCCAAGCAGTCGGCCGTCGCGGCGGGCATCCCGTGGCGCGTGCCCGCCATCACGCTCAACAAGGTCTGCCTCTCCGGCCTCGTCGCGATCGCGGATGCCGCGCGCCTGATCCGCCTCGGCGAGGCGGAGGTCGTCGTGGCCGGCGGCCAGGAGTCCATGACCAACGCCCCGCACGTGCTCCCCGCGTCGCGCAAGGGCCACCTCTACGGCTCGATCGAGCTGCTCGACGTCACCGCGCACGACGGACTGACCGACGCGTTCGACCACGAGTCGATGGGTTCGTCCACCGAGCGGTTCAACGCGCGCTACGGCCTCGGCCGAGCCGAACAGGACGAGATCGCCTCGGCCTCGCACGTCCGCGCCGGGAAGGCCCAGGCCGAGGGCCTCTTCGACACCGAGATCGTGCCCGTCGAGATCCCCCAGCGCAAGGGAGACCCCGTGGTGGTCACGACCGACGAGGGCGTGCGACCCGACTCGACGCCCGAGGTCCTCGGCAGGCTGCGCCCCGCGTTCACCGAGGGCGGCAGCATCACGGCGGGCAACTCCTCGCCGATCTCCGACGGGGCCGCGGCCGTCGTCGTGGCGAGCCGCGCGTGGGCCGAGGAACGGGGCCTGCCGTGGCTCGCGGTCGTCGGCGCGTCCGGCCAGGTCGCCGGGCCCGACAACTCGCTGCACTCGCAGCCGTCCAATGCGATCGCCGCTGCCCTCGAGCGCGAGGGATGGCAGGCCGGCGACCTCGACCTCGTCGAGATCAACGAGGCGTTCGCCGCGGTGTCGCTGCAGTCGATGAAGGACCTCTCGCTCGACCGCGAGAAGGTCAACATCCACGGCGGCGCGATCGCGCTCGGCCACCCCATCGGCGCGTCGGGCGCGCGGCTCGCGCTGCACGCGGCGCTCGAGCTCTCGCGGCGCGGCGGCGGCAAGGCCGCGGTCGCGCTGTGCGGCGGCGGCGGACAGGGCGAGGCCCTGCTGCTGTCGCGCTGA
- a CDS encoding substrate-binding domain-containing protein, whose product MRVTPKYLAPALVAAAATAITLAGCAPTTPAGGDAGDGDAAPVAIGMITSQTGPLAAYGEAYTAGFEAGLDYATEGTGEVDGRELEITWEDDQGNPDTAVAKAKDLIGQGTKVLAGTVVSGIATSLAEQAEQNEILYISGPAATDAITGVNDYTFRSGRQTYQDVATAGTFIGDADGKKVVVFAQDTAFGQGNLAAVQAVLGGQGADVQGVLVAEDATEFTPFAQQLIDAQPDLVFVAWAGASSGAMWTALQQQGVFDAAPVVTGLGDVATYQAYGDASGDISFLNHYFGGAAGTDVEEAMIASLEENGAEPDLFSVDGFVAAQMIVRAVREGGDDVDAMIAALEGWSFESVKGEVTVRAEDHALIQPMYQVKLVEGDAGWEPELVEEVDAETVAPPVVE is encoded by the coding sequence ATGCGAGTTACACCGAAGTACCTCGCGCCGGCGCTCGTCGCCGCCGCGGCCACGGCCATCACGCTGGCCGGTTGCGCACCGACCACCCCCGCGGGAGGCGACGCCGGCGACGGCGACGCCGCGCCCGTGGCCATCGGCATGATCACCTCGCAGACCGGGCCGCTCGCGGCCTACGGCGAGGCCTACACCGCCGGCTTCGAGGCCGGCCTCGACTACGCGACCGAGGGCACCGGCGAGGTCGACGGGCGCGAGCTCGAGATCACGTGGGAGGACGACCAGGGCAACCCCGACACCGCGGTCGCCAAGGCGAAGGACCTCATCGGCCAGGGCACCAAGGTCCTCGCCGGCACGGTCGTCTCGGGCATCGCCACCTCGCTCGCCGAGCAGGCCGAGCAGAACGAGATCCTCTACATCTCCGGCCCCGCCGCGACCGACGCGATCACGGGCGTGAACGACTACACCTTCCGCTCCGGCCGGCAGACCTACCAGGACGTCGCGACGGCCGGCACCTTCATCGGCGATGCCGACGGCAAGAAGGTCGTCGTCTTCGCGCAGGACACCGCGTTCGGCCAGGGCAACCTCGCGGCCGTCCAGGCCGTGCTCGGCGGCCAGGGCGCCGACGTGCAGGGCGTCCTCGTCGCGGAGGACGCGACGGAGTTCACGCCGTTCGCGCAGCAGCTGATCGACGCCCAGCCCGACCTCGTGTTCGTCGCGTGGGCCGGCGCCTCCTCCGGTGCCATGTGGACCGCGCTGCAGCAGCAGGGCGTGTTCGACGCGGCCCCGGTGGTCACCGGACTCGGCGACGTCGCGACGTACCAGGCGTACGGCGACGCATCCGGCGACATCTCGTTCCTGAACCACTACTTCGGCGGTGCCGCAGGCACCGACGTGGAGGAGGCGATGATCGCGTCGCTCGAGGAGAACGGCGCCGAGCCCGACCTCTTCTCGGTCGACGGCTTCGTCGCGGCGCAGATGATCGTGCGAGCCGTCCGCGAGGGCGGCGACGACGTCGACGCCATGATCGCCGCGCTCGAGGGCTGGTCGTTCGAGTCGGTCAAGGGCGAGGTCACGGTCCGCGCCGAGGACCACGCGCTCATCCAGCCGATGTACCAGGTGAAGCTCGTCGAGGGCGACGCCGGCTGGGAGCCCGAGCTCGTCGAGGAGGTCGACGCCGAGACCGTCGCCCCGCCCGTCGTCGAGTAG
- a CDS encoding ABC transporter ATP-binding protein → MTDHVALELEHVTLRIGGAHLLKDVSLAVPEGEMLGVIGPNGAGKTTLFNVASGVLRPTEGVVRLAGADVTRHPVHRRAAAGLGRTFQTSSLFPALDVLENVRLAAQAREGRAASVFRIPRRTDAATRRASAALEEVGMGHRAAATASGLSHGEKRKVEIAMLIAMEPRVILLDEPMAGVGSADVPALTEVIRGLHRGGRTVLMVEHHMDVVLGLADRVAVMHHGELLAADSPEAVMANPIVQSAYLGSAA, encoded by the coding sequence ATGACCGACCACGTCGCGCTCGAGCTCGAGCACGTCACCCTCCGCATCGGCGGGGCGCACCTCCTCAAGGACGTGTCGCTCGCCGTGCCCGAGGGCGAGATGCTCGGCGTCATCGGCCCGAACGGCGCCGGCAAGACCACGCTGTTCAACGTCGCCTCGGGCGTGCTGCGCCCCACCGAGGGCGTCGTACGCCTCGCGGGCGCCGACGTGACGCGGCATCCCGTGCACCGTCGCGCCGCGGCCGGGCTCGGCCGCACGTTCCAGACCTCGAGCCTGTTCCCAGCGCTCGACGTGCTCGAGAACGTGCGGCTGGCCGCCCAGGCCCGCGAGGGCCGCGCGGCATCCGTGTTCCGCATCCCGCGGCGCACGGATGCCGCGACCCGCCGCGCGAGCGCCGCGCTCGAGGAGGTCGGCATGGGCCATCGCGCCGCCGCGACCGCCTCGGGACTCTCGCACGGCGAGAAGCGCAAGGTCGAGATCGCGATGCTCATCGCGATGGAGCCCCGCGTGATCCTCCTCGACGAGCCCATGGCGGGGGTCGGCTCGGCCGACGTGCCCGCGCTCACCGAGGTGATCCGCGGGCTCCACCGCGGCGGACGCACCGTGCTCATGGTCGAGCACCACATGGACGTCGTGCTCGGCCTCGCCGACCGGGTCGCCGTCATGCACCACGGCGAACTGCTCGCCGCCGACTCCCCGGAGGCCGTCATGGCGAACCCGATCGTCCAGTCCGCGTACCTCGGGAGCGCCGCATGA
- a CDS encoding ABC transporter ATP-binding protein produces the protein MNASAPDAEPILSVRNLFGRIAGQQVVEDVSFDVPATGVTALLGRNGVGKTSTIKSVLGLIERTGEIRLAGERIDRLPTHRIVQRGVAYVPEDREVFGTLTVAENLRLAERDRMPRRELVASLFPDLQARLEQRAGTLSGGQQQMVSLARALVNDNRLLLVDEPTKGLAPRIVDEVADALAEAARTTPILLVEQNLLVVRRLAERVVVLSSGRVVFTGSAAELLDDHDRVQRYLGVHDEREAA, from the coding sequence ATGAACGCGAGCGCCCCCGACGCGGAGCCCATCCTCAGCGTCCGCAACCTGTTCGGCCGGATCGCCGGCCAGCAGGTCGTCGAGGACGTCTCCTTCGACGTCCCCGCGACCGGGGTGACCGCGCTCCTCGGCCGCAACGGCGTCGGCAAGACGTCGACGATCAAGTCGGTCCTCGGCCTGATCGAGCGCACGGGCGAGATCCGGCTCGCGGGCGAGCGCATCGACCGGCTGCCGACGCACCGCATCGTGCAGCGCGGCGTCGCGTACGTGCCCGAGGACCGCGAGGTGTTCGGCACGCTGACGGTCGCCGAGAACCTCCGCCTGGCGGAGCGCGACCGGATGCCGCGGCGCGAGCTCGTGGCCTCGCTCTTCCCCGACCTGCAGGCCCGGCTCGAGCAGCGCGCCGGCACGCTCTCGGGCGGGCAGCAGCAGATGGTCTCGCTCGCCCGGGCGCTCGTCAACGACAACCGGCTGCTCCTCGTCGACGAGCCCACCAAGGGGCTCGCGCCGCGCATCGTCGACGAGGTCGCCGATGCGCTCGCCGAGGCCGCCCGCACCACGCCGATCCTGCTCGTCGAGCAGAACCTGCTCGTCGTGCGCCGGCTCGCCGAGCGCGTGGTCGTGCTCTCGTCGGGTCGGGTCGTGTTCACCGGATCGGCCGCCGAGCTGCTCGACGACCACGACCGCGTGCAGCGCTACCTCGGCGTGCACGACGAACGGGAGGCCGCCTGA